Proteins found in one Rhodobacter capsulatus SB 1003 genomic segment:
- a CDS encoding hybrid-cluster NAD(P)-dependent oxidoreductase — translation MDRINWASAPWSDAEPLECAMVVPETADTATITFRAPSGAWFDYLPGQFLTLDLPVPGQPVSRTYTISSSPSRPLSLSVTVKAQPGSVGSRWLIEQLKPGMRLRAHGPAGEFSLRRHPARKYLLISAGSGITPMMSMTTWAWDSGEMPDIVFVHAARRPSDIIFRPRLEQFAARVPGLQLRFTVEEVEPFSVWHGFRGRLNQIMLGLMAPDYLEREVFCCGPEPFMRGVKDSLAALGFDMNRYHQESFGPPETAPEALPEASEAAEIRFTASGVSTACAPGETVLAAAKRAGLNIPSGCNFGLCGTCKVKKTAGEVQMLHNGGISEDDIAAGYILACCSRPSGKVAVEI, via the coding sequence ATGGACCGGATCAACTGGGCCAGCGCGCCATGGAGCGATGCCGAGCCGCTGGAATGCGCGATGGTGGTGCCCGAAACCGCCGATACCGCCACGATCACCTTCCGCGCGCCTTCGGGCGCGTGGTTCGACTACCTGCCCGGGCAGTTCCTGACGCTGGATCTGCCGGTGCCGGGTCAGCCGGTCAGCCGGACCTATACGATCTCCTCCTCGCCCTCGCGGCCCTTGTCGCTCTCGGTGACGGTGAAGGCGCAGCCCGGGTCGGTGGGCTCGCGCTGGCTGATCGAGCAGCTGAAACCGGGGATGCGGCTGCGGGCACACGGCCCCGCGGGCGAGTTCAGCCTGCGCCGCCATCCGGCGCGGAAATATCTGTTGATCTCGGCGGGCTCGGGGATCACGCCGATGATGTCGATGACGACCTGGGCCTGGGACAGCGGCGAGATGCCCGATATCGTCTTTGTCCATGCGGCGCGGCGGCCCTCGGACATCATCTTCCGGCCGCGGCTCGAGCAATTCGCGGCGCGGGTGCCCGGCTTGCAGCTGCGCTTCACGGTCGAGGAGGTCGAGCCCTTCAGCGTCTGGCACGGCTTTCGCGGCCGTCTGAACCAGATCATGCTGGGGCTGATGGCGCCCGATTATCTGGAGCGCGAGGTGTTCTGCTGCGGTCCCGAGCCCTTCATGCGCGGGGTCAAGGACAGCCTTGCGGCGCTGGGCTTCGACATGAATCGCTATCATCAGGAAAGCTTCGGCCCGCCCGAGACCGCGCCCGAAGCGCTGCCCGAGGCATCGGAGGCCGCCGAGATCCGTTTCACCGCCTCGGGGGTCAGCACCGCCTGCGCGCCGGGCGAAACCGTTCTGGCGGCGGCGAAACGGGCGGGGCTGAACATCCCCTCGGGCTGCAACTTCGGCCTTTGCGGCACCTGCAAGGTGAAGAAAACCGCGGGCGAGGTGCAGATGCTGCACAATGGCGGGATTTCCGAGGACGATATCGCCGCGGGCTATATCCTCGCCTGCTGCTCGCGGCCTTCGGGCAAGGTGGCGGTCGAGATCTGA
- a CDS encoding aromatic ring-hydroxylating oxygenase subunit alpha: MPDASDIRAQLAARRNDHSLPQPFYCDPGIFQTDLTQVFYREWLFAIPACQLVKPGDYATLQVGAYPVILVRGADGMIRAFHNVCRHRGQRLCAKTTGNSPKLVCPYHQWTYDLDGKLLWAKDMQEDFNPAAHGLKKVHCVDIGGMVFICLAEVPPAIADLAGTLGRYLAPAGLKQARVAHVSTIVEKGNWKLVIENNRECYHCGGSHPSLCRTYSDNPRMTAMEGPEAASPDILAHWTRCEAAGLPSRFVHHPQMQWRLARIPLLNGAESYTMSTKAAVRGKRLGEMPFNDAGSLLFFHYPNTWNHFLADHAIVFRVLPISATETEVTTTWLVPGDAVEGVDYDLTELTEVWMATNDEDRQVVEENQAGILSPAYEPGPYSTLQEEGVIQFVDWYCGTLDARLAPPLAAE; this comes from the coding sequence ATGCCAGACGCATCCGACATCCGTGCGCAGCTTGCCGCACGGCGCAATGACCATTCCCTGCCGCAACCCTTTTATTGCGATCCGGGGATCTTTCAGACCGATCTGACGCAGGTCTTTTACCGCGAATGGCTGTTTGCCATTCCCGCCTGCCAGCTCGTCAAGCCCGGCGATTACGCGACGTTGCAGGTGGGCGCCTATCCGGTGATCCTGGTGCGCGGCGCCGACGGGATGATCCGCGCCTTTCACAACGTCTGCCGCCATCGCGGCCAGCGGCTTTGCGCCAAGACCACGGGCAACAGCCCGAAGCTTGTCTGCCCCTATCACCAATGGACCTATGACCTGGACGGAAAACTGCTCTGGGCCAAGGACATGCAGGAAGATTTCAACCCCGCCGCGCATGGGCTGAAAAAGGTCCATTGCGTCGATATCGGCGGCATGGTCTTCATCTGTCTGGCCGAGGTGCCGCCCGCGATCGCCGATCTGGCGGGCACGCTGGGCCGCTATCTGGCGCCTGCCGGGCTGAAACAGGCGCGCGTTGCCCATGTCTCGACCATCGTCGAGAAGGGCAACTGGAAGCTGGTGATCGAGAACAACCGCGAATGCTATCACTGCGGCGGCTCGCATCCCTCGCTCTGCCGGACCTATTCCGACAATCCGCGCATGACCGCGATGGAGGGCCCCGAGGCGGCGAGCCCCGATATTCTGGCGCATTGGACGCGCTGCGAGGCGGCGGGTCTGCCCTCGCGCTTCGTGCATCATCCGCAGATGCAATGGCGGCTGGCCCGCATTCCGCTGCTGAACGGCGCTGAAAGCTACACCATGAGCACCAAGGCCGCGGTGCGGGGCAAACGGCTGGGCGAGATGCCCTTCAACGATGCCGGAAGCCTGCTTTTCTTCCATTATCCGAACACCTGGAACCATTTCCTGGCCGATCATGCGATCGTCTTCCGGGTGCTGCCGATCTCGGCCACCGAGACCGAGGTGACGACGACCTGGCTTGTCCCCGGCGATGCGGTCGAGGGGGTGGATTACGACCTGACCGAGTTGACCGAGGTCTGGATGGCGACGAATGACGAGGACCGGCAGGTGGTCGAGGAAAATCAGGCCGGGATTCTGTCCCCCGCCTATGAGCCCGGCCCCTATTCGACGCTGCAGGAAGAGGGCGTGATCCAGTTCGTCGACTGGTATTGCGGCACATTGGATGCGCGGCTGGCCCCGCCGCTGGCGGCGGAGTGA
- the metH gene encoding methionine synthase, whose protein sequence is MSRYLRLSGLEPFTLTPDIPFVNIGERTNVTGSARFRKMIVARDYAAALDVARDQVENGAQILDINMDEGLIDSQAAMVAFLNLLAAEPDIARVPVMIDSSKWEVIEAGLKCVQGKPVVNSISLKEGEEIFRHHAALCLAYGAAVVVMAFDEEGQADSFARKTSICARAYRILVEEIGFPPEDIIFDPNVFAVATGIEEHDNYGVDFIEAARWIRANLPHAHVSGGVSNLSFSFRGNEPVRAAMHAVFLYHAIRAGMDMGIVNAGQLVVYDQIDPELRQACEDVVLNRQPKSGGTATERMLEVAERFRGGAREEKTRDLAWRDWPVEKRLEHALVNGITEFIEADTEAARLLAERPLHVIEGPLMAGMNVVGDLFGAGKMFLPQVVKSARVMKQAVAVLLPYMDAEKAARGGEGRETAGKILMATVKGDVHDIGKNIVGVVLACNNYDIVDLGVMVPPQKILEVARAEKVDAIGLSGLITPSLDEMVHLAAEMEREGFDIPLLIGGATTSKVHTAVKIAPAYSRGQAVYVLDASRAVGVVGALLSPNQKVDYAAQIRADYAQIAARHARDEAAKVRLPLAAARANALRLDWSGYAVPAPQFLGPRVIDDWDLAEVARYIDWTPFFHAWELKGVYPRILDDAEKGEAARALFADAQAMLAQIIAERWFTPRAVVGFWPAQAVGDDIRLYTDESRTEDLATFFTLRQQTGKREGRPNVALADFVAPAGTVPDYLGGFVVTAGPEEAEIAARFEAANDHYSAILVKALADRFAEALAEALHQRVRRDYWGYAPEESFAPDQLVGEPYRGIRPAPGYPAQPDHTEKLTLFRLLGAEAATGVHLTDSMAMWPGSSVSGLYIGHPEAYYFGLARIEQDQAADYAARKGMALAEVQRWLAPVLGSAAPAAAAVAA, encoded by the coding sequence ATGAGCCGTTATCTGCGCCTTTCGGGGCTTGAGCCCTTTACCCTGACGCCCGACATTCCCTTCGTGAACATCGGCGAGCGCACGAATGTCACCGGCTCGGCCCGGTTCCGCAAGATGATCGTCGCCCGCGACTATGCCGCCGCGCTGGATGTCGCCCGCGATCAGGTGGAAAACGGCGCGCAGATCCTTGACATCAACATGGACGAGGGGCTGATCGACAGTCAGGCGGCGATGGTCGCCTTCCTCAACCTCTTGGCCGCCGAGCCCGACATTGCCCGGGTGCCGGTGATGATCGACAGCTCGAAATGGGAGGTGATCGAGGCCGGGCTGAAATGCGTGCAGGGCAAGCCCGTCGTCAATTCGATCAGCCTGAAGGAGGGCGAGGAGATCTTCCGCCATCACGCGGCGCTGTGTCTGGCCTATGGCGCGGCGGTCGTCGTGATGGCCTTTGACGAAGAGGGGCAGGCCGACAGTTTCGCCCGAAAGACCAGCATCTGCGCCCGCGCCTATCGCATTCTGGTCGAGGAGATCGGCTTTCCGCCCGAAGACATCATCTTTGACCCGAACGTCTTTGCCGTCGCCACGGGCATCGAAGAACACGACAATTACGGCGTTGATTTCATCGAGGCCGCTCGCTGGATCCGGGCCAACCTGCCGCATGCCCATGTCTCGGGCGGGGTGTCGAACCTGTCCTTCAGCTTTCGCGGCAACGAACCCGTGCGCGCGGCGATGCATGCGGTGTTTCTTTACCACGCCATCCGCGCCGGGATGGATATGGGGATCGTCAATGCCGGGCAGCTGGTGGTCTATGACCAGATCGACCCCGAGCTGCGCCAGGCCTGCGAGGATGTGGTGCTCAACCGCCAGCCCAAATCGGGCGGCACCGCGACCGAGCGGATGCTGGAGGTGGCCGAGCGCTTCCGCGGCGGCGCGCGCGAGGAAAAGACCCGCGATCTGGCCTGGCGCGACTGGCCGGTGGAAAAGCGGCTCGAACATGCGCTGGTCAATGGCATCACCGAATTCATCGAGGCCGATACCGAAGCCGCAAGGCTTCTGGCCGAACGCCCGCTGCATGTGATCGAAGGGCCGCTGATGGCGGGGATGAATGTCGTCGGTGATCTGTTCGGCGCGGGCAAGATGTTCCTGCCACAGGTGGTGAAATCGGCGCGCGTGATGAAACAGGCCGTCGCCGTTCTGCTGCCCTACATGGATGCCGAAAAGGCCGCGCGCGGCGGCGAGGGGCGCGAAACCGCGGGCAAGATCCTGATGGCCACGGTCAAGGGCGATGTGCATGACATCGGCAAGAACATCGTCGGCGTCGTGCTGGCCTGCAACAATTACGACATCGTCGACCTGGGCGTGATGGTGCCGCCGCAAAAGATCCTGGAAGTGGCGCGGGCCGAAAAGGTCGATGCGATCGGGCTTTCCGGGCTGATCACGCCAAGCCTGGACGAGATGGTGCATCTGGCCGCGGAAATGGAGCGCGAGGGCTTTGACATTCCGCTGCTGATCGGCGGGGCGACCACGTCGAAAGTGCATACGGCGGTGAAGATCGCCCCCGCCTACAGCCGCGGGCAGGCGGTTTATGTGCTCGATGCCAGCCGGGCCGTGGGGGTGGTGGGGGCGCTTTTGAGCCCGAACCAGAAGGTCGATTACGCGGCGCAGATCCGCGCGGACTATGCGCAGATCGCCGCCCGTCATGCCCGCGACGAGGCCGCCAAGGTGCGGCTGCCTTTGGCCGCGGCCCGGGCCAATGCGCTGCGGCTCGACTGGTCGGGCTATGCCGTGCCCGCGCCGCAATTCCTTGGCCCGCGCGTGATCGACGACTGGGATCTGGCCGAAGTGGCGCGGTATATCGACTGGACGCCCTTCTTCCATGCCTGGGAATTGAAGGGGGTCTATCCGCGGATTCTCGATGACGCCGAAAAGGGCGAAGCGGCGCGGGCACTTTTCGCCGATGCCCAGGCGATGCTGGCGCAGATCATTGCCGAACGCTGGTTCACCCCGCGCGCCGTGGTGGGGTTCTGGCCCGCGCAGGCGGTGGGCGACGATATCCGGCTTTACACCGACGAGAGCCGGACCGAAGACCTCGCCACTTTCTTCACCCTGCGCCAGCAGACCGGCAAGCGCGAAGGCCGCCCGAATGTGGCTTTGGCCGATTTCGTCGCGCCTGCGGGCACGGTGCCCGATTATCTGGGCGGCTTCGTGGTCACCGCGGGCCCCGAGGAAGCCGAGATCGCCGCGCGGTTCGAAGCTGCCAATGACCATTATTCCGCGATCCTGGTCAAGGCGCTGGCCGACCGCTTTGCCGAAGCCCTGGCCGAGGCCCTGCATCAGCGGGTGCGGCGCGACTATTGGGGCTATGCGCCCGAAGAAAGCTTCGCCCCCGATCAGCTGGTGGGCGAGCCCTATCGCGGCATCCGCCCGGCGCCCGGCTATCCGGCCCAGCCCGACCACACGGAAAAGCTGACGCTGTTCCGGCTGCTTGGGGCCGAGGCCGCGACCGGCGTGCATCTGACCGACAGCATGGCGATGTGGCCCGGCTCTTCGGTCTCGGGGCTCTATATCGGCCATCCGGAGGCCTATTATTTCGGTCTGGCCCGGATCGAGCAGGATCAGGCCGCCGATTACGCCGCCCGCAAGGGCATGGCCTTGGCCGAGGTGCAGCGCTGGCTGGCCCCGGTGCTGGGGTCGGCCGCGCCCGCCGCCGCTGCGGTGGCCGCGTGA
- a CDS encoding homocysteine S-methyltransferase family protein: MLTQTLPRSAAFAAIEALSRQRILILDGAMGTQIQQLGLSEDDFLGHGSGCACRHATDHPQKGNNDLLVLTQPQAIEEIHFRYAMAGADIVETNTFSATTIAQADYGLESAVFDLNAAGARVARAAMDRAEATDGRRRFVAGAVGPTNRTASLSPDVNDPGFRAVTFDDLRTAYGQQVRGLIAGGADILLIETIFDTLNAKAAIFACFEAFAERGERLPVMISGTITDASGRTLSGQTPTAFWHSVAHARPFTVGLNCALGASAMRPHLAELAGVAPCAICAYPNAGLPNAFGQYDETPDRTAAQVAEFAREGLVNVVGGCCGTTPDHIRAIAEAVKPFPPRALP, from the coding sequence ATGCTGACCCAGACCCTGCCCCGATCTGCGGCCTTTGCCGCAATTGAGGCGCTTTCGCGCCAGCGGATCTTGATCCTTGACGGGGCGATGGGCACGCAGATCCAGCAGCTTGGCCTGAGCGAGGACGATTTTCTGGGCCACGGCTCGGGCTGCGCCTGCCGCCATGCCACCGATCATCCGCAAAAGGGCAACAACGACCTGCTGGTGCTGACCCAGCCGCAAGCGATCGAGGAGATCCATTTCCGCTATGCGATGGCGGGGGCGGATATCGTCGAGACGAACACCTTTTCGGCCACCACCATCGCGCAGGCCGATTACGGGCTGGAAAGCGCGGTGTTCGACCTGAACGCCGCGGGGGCGCGGGTGGCGCGGGCGGCGATGGACCGCGCCGAGGCCACCGACGGACGGCGCCGCTTCGTTGCGGGGGCGGTGGGGCCGACGAACCGCACCGCCTCGCTCTCGCCCGATGTGAACGACCCGGGCTTTCGCGCCGTCACCTTCGACGATCTGCGCACGGCCTATGGCCAGCAGGTGCGCGGTCTGATCGCGGGGGGCGCCGATATCCTGCTGATCGAGACGATCTTTGACACGCTGAACGCCAAGGCGGCGATTTTCGCCTGTTTCGAAGCCTTTGCCGAACGGGGCGAGCGGCTGCCGGTGATGATTTCCGGCACGATCACCGATGCCTCGGGGCGCACATTGTCGGGGCAGACGCCGACCGCGTTCTGGCATTCGGTGGCTCATGCCCGGCCCTTTACCGTGGGGCTGAACTGCGCGCTGGGCGCCAGTGCGATGCGTCCGCATCTGGCGGAACTGGCGGGCGTCGCCCCCTGCGCGATCTGCGCCTATCCCAATGCCGGGCTGCCCAATGCCTTTGGCCAATATGACGAAACCCCCGACCGGACCGCCGCGCAGGTGGCCGAATTTGCCCGCGAAGGGCTGGTCAATGTCGTGGGCGGTTGCTGCGGCACCACCCCCGATCACATCCGCGCCATCGCGGAAGCCGTGAAACCTTTCCCGCCGAGGGCCCTGCCATGA
- a CDS encoding cobyric acid synthase, which produces MTARRLMVLGTGSDVGKSLFVAGLARAFTRRGLKVAPFKAQNMSNNAAVTADGGEIGRAQALQARAAGVPLSVHMNPVLLKPDSDVDAQVVVQGQVLGRFSAADYQALKPGLRGQVIESLDHLSASHDLVLIEGAGSGAERYLRPQDISNMGLAEAADLPVLLLGDESRGGVTAAVIGHHHLWTASERARVGGVIVTKFRGDPAIFAPAAADIRAETGWPVLGLMRWSEAARRLPEEDSLGVARKRGTAGALVVAVPDLPRVANFDDLDPLAAEPGVDLRWVRPGQPIPAEAAVVILPGSKATRAALIALRAEGWDIDIRAHLRRGGRVVGICAGFQMLGRVVRDPEGIEGPPGETPGLGLLDLETMIGPRKRLARIDARDSLSGARVQGYEMHMGESFGPDLARPWLTLDGRPEGAISADGKVMGSYLHGIFGAAGFRGHWLAQLGVTAAVQDHDARIGAALDAFAAEIEADLDLDALLDLAR; this is translated from the coding sequence ATGACGGCGCGGCGGCTGATGGTGCTGGGCACCGGCTCGGATGTGGGGAAAAGCCTGTTCGTCGCGGGGCTGGCGCGGGCCTTCACCCGGCGCGGCCTGAAGGTGGCGCCCTTCAAGGCGCAGAACATGTCGAACAACGCGGCGGTGACGGCGGATGGCGGCGAGATCGGCCGGGCGCAGGCGTTGCAGGCGCGGGCGGCGGGGGTTCCCCTGTCCGTCCACATGAACCCGGTTCTGCTCAAGCCCGACAGCGATGTCGATGCGCAGGTGGTGGTGCAGGGGCAGGTTTTGGGCCGCTTTTCCGCCGCCGACTATCAGGCGCTGAAACCCGGCCTGCGGGGGCAGGTGATCGAGAGCCTGGATCACCTCTCGGCCAGCCATGATCTGGTGCTGATCGAGGGGGCGGGCAGCGGCGCCGAACGCTACCTGCGCCCGCAGGACATTTCGAACATGGGTCTGGCCGAGGCCGCGGATCTGCCGGTGCTGCTTCTGGGCGACGAATCGCGCGGCGGGGTGACGGCGGCGGTGATCGGGCATCATCACCTTTGGACCGCTTCCGAACGCGCCCGGGTGGGCGGCGTGATCGTGACGAAATTCCGCGGCGATCCGGCGATCTTTGCCCCCGCCGCCGCCGATATCCGCGCCGAGACCGGCTGGCCGGTGCTGGGGCTGATGCGCTGGTCCGAGGCGGCAAGGCGCCTGCCCGAGGAAGACTCGCTCGGGGTCGCGCGCAAGCGCGGCACGGCGGGGGCGCTTGTCGTGGCGGTGCCCGACCTGCCGCGGGTGGCGAATTTCGACGATCTCGACCCGCTGGCGGCCGAGCCGGGCGTCGATCTGCGCTGGGTCCGCCCCGGTCAGCCGATCCCGGCCGAGGCGGCGGTGGTGATCCTGCCCGGCTCCAAGGCCACCCGGGCCGCGCTCATCGCGCTGCGCGCCGAGGGCTGGGACATCGATATCCGCGCGCATCTGCGCCGGGGCGGGCGCGTCGTGGGTATTTGCGCGGGGTTTCAGATGCTTGGCCGCGTCGTGCGCGACCCGGAGGGGATCGAGGGCCCGCCCGGCGAAACCCCGGGGCTGGGGCTTCTCGATCTGGAAACGATGATCGGGCCAAGGAAACGGCTGGCCAGGATCGACGCGCGGGACAGCCTCAGCGGTGCCCGCGTGCAGGGCTACGAGATGCATATGGGCGAGAGCTTCGGCCCCGATCTGGCGCGGCCGTGGCTGACCCTTGACGGGCGGCCCGAGGGGGCGATCTCTGCCGATGGCAAGGTGATGGGCAGCTATCTGCACGGGATTTTCGGCGCCGCGGGCTTTCGCGGCCATTGGCTGGCGCAGCTGGGCGTCACCGCCGCCGTGCAGGACCATGATGCCCGGATCGGGGCCGCCCTTGATGCTTTTGCTGCGGAAATCGAAGCCGATCTGGACCTTGATGCGCTTCTGGATCTGGCGCGGTAG
- a CDS encoding cobyric acid synthase has product MTLSLPDHDPVPPLPDLDLPLLTPPPPRRGRALMIQGTSSDVGKSLLVAGLARAYARRGLKVAPFKAQNMSNNAAVTVDSDLPPGPDGQPRRGEIGRAQALQARAAGVAPSIHMNPVLLKPQALVGSQVVLRGRALGNWPARHYHHLKPFLLPAVMDSYRRVAAEADLVLVEGAGAATETWIKHCDITNMRLAEEADLPVVLLTDNDRGGALAAVVGSWMLHDDAERARVKGILVNKFRGYFSLYEPACRTMTEITGWPFLGVARWFEAAGQLPAEDALALERPATGNGAGLIVAVPHLDGVANFDDLDPLGAEPGVDLRWVRHGQPIPPEADVVLLPGSKTTRAALATLRAQGWDVDIRAHLRRGGRVVGICAGFQMLGHVVRDPEGIEGPAGETEGLGLLDLETVMTRDKMLTEVQATDAVSGHGLTGYEMHMGRTTGPGLAQPWFRLDGRPEGAVSHDGRVMGTYLHGLFGADGFRGHWITAMGGRASGLDHAAQIETTLDALADQLEQDLDLDALLALAK; this is encoded by the coding sequence ATGACCCTCTCGCTTCCCGACCACGATCCGGTGCCGCCGCTGCCCGATCTTGACCTGCCGTTGCTGACCCCGCCGCCGCCGCGGCGCGGCCGGGCGCTGATGATCCAGGGCACCAGTTCCGATGTCGGCAAAAGCCTGCTCGTTGCCGGGCTGGCCCGCGCCTATGCAAGGCGCGGGCTGAAGGTGGCGCCGTTCAAGGCGCAGAACATGTCGAACAATGCCGCCGTCACCGTGGACAGCGACCTGCCCCCCGGCCCCGACGGCCAGCCCCGGCGCGGCGAGATCGGCCGGGCACAGGCGCTGCAGGCCCGCGCCGCCGGGGTGGCGCCCTCGATCCACATGAACCCGGTTCTGCTCAAGCCGCAGGCGCTGGTCGGCTCGCAGGTGGTGCTGCGCGGCCGGGCGCTGGGCAACTGGCCCGCGCGGCATTACCACCATCTGAAACCCTTCCTGCTGCCCGCGGTGATGGACAGCTACCGCCGCGTCGCCGCCGAGGCCGATCTGGTGCTGGTCGAAGGCGCGGGGGCGGCGACCGAGACCTGGATCAAGCATTGCGACATCACCAACATGCGTCTGGCCGAAGAGGCCGATCTGCCGGTGGTTCTGCTGACCGACAACGACCGCGGCGGGGCGCTGGCCGCTGTCGTCGGCAGCTGGATGCTGCATGACGACGCCGAGCGGGCGCGGGTGAAAGGTATTCTGGTCAACAAGTTCCGCGGCTATTTCTCGCTTTACGAACCGGCCTGCCGGACCATGACCGAGATCACCGGCTGGCCCTTCCTGGGCGTCGCGCGCTGGTTCGAGGCGGCGGGGCAGCTGCCGGCCGAGGATGCGCTGGCGCTGGAGCGTCCCGCGACGGGCAACGGCGCGGGGCTGATCGTCGCCGTGCCGCATCTCGATGGCGTGGCGAATTTCGACGACCTTGATCCCCTGGGCGCCGAGCCGGGCGTCGATCTGCGCTGGGTCCGCCATGGCCAGCCGATCCCGCCCGAGGCCGATGTGGTGCTGTTGCCGGGATCAAAAACCACCCGCGCCGCGCTGGCCACGCTGCGCGCGCAGGGCTGGGATGTGGACATCCGCGCGCATCTGCGCCGCGGCGGCCGCGTTGTCGGGATTTGCGCGGGGTTTCAGATGCTTGGCCATGTCGTGCGCGATCCCGAAGGGATCGAGGGCCCGGCGGGCGAGACCGAGGGGCTGGGGCTGCTCGATCTGGAAACCGTGATGACGCGCGACAAGATGCTGACCGAGGTGCAGGCGACCGATGCGGTCAGCGGTCACGGTCTGACGGGCTACGAGATGCATATGGGCCGCACCACCGGGCCGGGGCTTGCGCAGCCGTGGTTCCGGCTTGACGGCCGCCCCGAGGGGGCGGTGTCGCATGATGGCCGGGTGATGGGGACCTATCTGCACGGGCTTTTTGGCGCCGACGGCTTTCGCGGCCATTGGATCACCGCGATGGGCGGGCGGGCCTCGGGCCTCGATCACGCCGCGCAGATCGAGACGACGCTTGACGCTCTGGCCGATCAGCTGGAGCAGGACCTCGATCTGGACGCGCTGCTGGCGCTGGCGAAATGA
- a CDS encoding DUF4198 domain-containing protein gives MFLHGNLMAAARALLSIPRPATPGLMAHLPETGGVLTLALGDPLGGGAVLDLAAPLAVFHQHGARRTDLTSGLTADLLQGAGNAARAWRTRVDLSAPGLHRIHAEAPVGRDPEGRGLVQHAAACFVLRGAATATPEPLGLAVEILPDLLSPGFLPGMRFSARVLAQGHPLTATTVHLERVGAEPVGTQVQALPDHGAPLWIVAETDREGRFRVSLPAPGLWAITATGPIGWSGLRPVRHVTTLWQRFGSPGQGTGKESEALAMAWETAAVRPPHREAAVPGEVAPVPAPEPRPRESTA, from the coding sequence ATGTTCTTGCACGGAAACCTGATGGCCGCCGCCCGCGCGCTGCTGTCGATCCCCCGCCCCGCCACGCCGGGGCTGATGGCGCATCTGCCCGAGACGGGCGGCGTCCTGACCCTTGCCCTCGGCGATCCTTTGGGCGGCGGCGCGGTGCTTGACCTTGCCGCGCCGCTTGCGGTGTTTCACCAGCACGGCGCCCGCCGCACCGATCTGACCTCCGGGCTGACGGCGGATCTGCTGCAGGGCGCGGGCAATGCCGCGCGCGCCTGGCGGACCCGGGTCGATCTGTCGGCGCCGGGGCTGCACCGGATCCACGCCGAGGCCCCGGTCGGGCGCGATCCCGAGGGCCGCGGGCTGGTGCAGCATGCGGCCGCCTGTTTCGTCCTGCGCGGCGCCGCGACCGCCACCCCCGAGCCGCTTGGCCTCGCCGTCGAGATCCTGCCCGACCTGCTCTCGCCCGGGTTCCTGCCCGGGATGCGGTTTTCGGCGCGGGTGCTGGCGCAGGGGCATCCGCTGACGGCGACGACGGTGCATCTGGAACGGGTCGGGGCGGAACCCGTCGGCACGCAGGTGCAAGCCCTGCCCGACCACGGGGCGCCGCTCTGGATCGTCGCCGAAACCGACCGCGAGGGCCGGTTCCGGGTCTCGCTGCCCGCGCCCGGGCTTTGGGCGATCACCGCGACGGGGCCGATCGGCTGGTCCGGGCTGCGGCCGGTGCGACATGTCACCACGCTTTGGCAGCGCTTCGGCAGCCCGGGCCAGGGCACGGGAAAGGAGAGCGAAGCCCTTGCAATGGCTTGGGAAACCGCCGCCGTCCGGCCCCCTCACCGCGAAGCCGCCGTGCCGGGGGAGGTCGCCCCGGTGCCGGCGCCCGAACCGCGGCCGCGGGAAAGCACCGCTTGA